One genomic window of Mustela erminea isolate mMusErm1 chromosome 13, mMusErm1.Pri, whole genome shotgun sequence includes the following:
- the CHMP1B gene encoding charged multivesicular body protein 1b, whose amino-acid sequence MSNMEKHLFNLKFAAKELSRSAKKCDKEEKAEKAKIKKAIQKGNMEVARIHAENAIRQKNQAVNFLRMSARVDAVAARVQTAVTMGKVTKSMAGVVKSMDATLKTMNLEKISALMDKFEHQFETLDVQTQQMEDTMSSTTTLTTPQNQVDMLLQEMADEAGLDLNMELPQGQTGSVGTSVASAEQDELSQRLARLRDQV is encoded by the coding sequence ATGTCCAACATGGAGAAACACCTGTTCAACCTAAAGTTCGCCGCCAAAGAACTCAGCAGGAGTGCCAAAAAATGCGACAAGGAGGAAAAGGCCGAAAAGGCCAAGATTAAAAAGGCCATTCAGAAGGGCAACATGGAAGTGGCGAGGATACACGCCGAAAATGCCATTCGCCAGAAGAACCAGGCGGTGAATTTCCTGAGAATGAGTGCGCGGGTCGATGCGGTGGCTGCCAGAGTCCAGACGGCGGTGACGATGGGCAAGGTGACCAAGTCGATGGCCGGTGTGGTTAAGTCGATGGATGCGACGTTGAAGACTATGAATCTGGAGAAGATTTCTGCTCTGATGGACAAATTCGAGCACCAGTTTGAGACGCTGGACGTCCAGACGCAGCAAATGGAAGACACGATGAGCAGCACGACGACGCTGACCACTCCCCAGAACCAAGTGGATATGCTGCTCCAGGAAATGGCAGACGAGGCTGGCCTAGACCTCAACATGGAGCTGCCGCAGGGGCAGACCGGCTCCGTAGGCACTAGCGTGGCTTCCGCCGAGCAGGATGAACTGTCCCAGAGACTGGCCCGCCTGCGAGATCAGGTGTGA